The Bacillota bacterium genome segment AGGTGGGGGAGTTCATGACCTCGGTCTTCATGCGGGAGACCCCCCTCATAGTGTTCCTGGGCGTGATGGGCTTGGCTGTCTCCTACATGGTACGGCAGGGTATCGAGGTAATAGCCCGGGTTAACTGGTTCATACCCCTGTTCATCATCGTCATCCTGGTAACATTGCTCTTCACCCTCCCTCTCATGGACCTCGAGCGCCTCAGGCCCCTGGGAGAGGCAGGGCCATGGGGCCTCGCCAGGGCATCACTGAGCGCCAGCGCCTTCCGGGGGGAGATGATCATACTCACACTGATGATCCCGAACCTGCGCAGGCCCCAGGAGGCTGGGAAGGCTGTCCTCTGGGCCAACCTCATCCTCGGCGGCATCCTCATCATCAACGGCATCGCCGTGGTGGCCACCTTTGGGCCTGTGCTCCCAGACCACCTGGTGTTCCCCACATTCTCCCTGTTCAGAGTGGTGACCATCGGAGGGTTTCTGAACCGGTTGGATATCTTCTTGATGACGTTCTGGCTTGCCGCGGTATTCGTGAAGTTCGGTATATTCCAGTATGCGTGTTGCCTCTCCATTGCCCAGGTGTTCGGCCTCAAGGACTACAGGCGCCTTGCCCTCGTGGTGGGACT includes the following:
- a CDS encoding GerAB/ArcD/ProY family transporter, translating into MTQEERVSTWQATWLMVTTVFPTAILFLPSIAAVAQQDAWMAPLIATGSGLYLSLLTYGFGKRFPQRGLLGNAEAFLGPYIGKAIGAGYVVFFFITASVILREVGEFMTSVFMRETPLIVFLGVMGLAVSYMVRQGIEVIARVNWFIPLFIIVILVTLLFTLPLMDLERLRPLGEAGPWGLARASLSASAFRGEMIILTLMIPNLRRPQEAGKAVLWANLILGGILIINGIAVVATFGPVLPDHLVFPTFSLFRVVTIGGFLNRLDIFLMTFWLAAVFVKFGIFQYACCLSIAQVFGLKDYRRLALVVGLLLIGVAQRLATSVVGVAGFLEVFFGPFALPFEYLVPSVILLAGLIRSLIANPEGVRKG